In a single window of the Elaeis guineensis isolate ETL-2024a chromosome 8, EG11, whole genome shotgun sequence genome:
- the LOC105045161 gene encoding LOW QUALITY PROTEIN: snRNA-activating protein complex subunit (The sequence of the model RefSeq protein was modified relative to this genomic sequence to represent the inferred CDS: inserted 1 base in 1 codon), with amino-acid sequence MEPNPVEEVAATAATTAEEEEYRYQDQGSRLPFARGGPIYVPDLVSPLTSVPDFKASALQELQSLEAELEAPGDFDEELSVDELRVFTEEELVEKALKEDFEGIWGIDDSSQLLEYPNGGTIDNTSTSGKEIVCSANSELETSNMGAHVTSNDSSVMTCDTDVSSKKSQEKKGKKRGRRFDRDSRAAELEGSYFAKVKQLARIKQKQDEDKLAARLHSLSDNSKSVQGSISTSEKIESMRSLRFITSPVKVKSLKSREHXPIFYPEVVLCIEIYHNKNSSLKTQEFLVLGSQTLNELRDNIYCLTDKLMEIAGQSDPSGYFLIEDTFYNDQRNHSSIDYSKPIFDWLKNFKNEAAEKWEYIMSGELKKKQKQLLGDLDIFNLPSFKAVHMHRTRFADLRFRLGAGYLYCHQGNCKHIIVIRDMRMIHPEDVQNQSDYPLLTFQLRPRQQKCSVCKIYHATKMTVDDKWSPKNPCYLCIKCYFLLHYKEDNSLLYPHAVFDYFHE; translated from the exons ATGGAACCGAATCCGGTGGAGGAGGTGGCAGCGACAGCAGCGACgacggcggaggaggaggagtacCGGTACCAGGACCAAGGGAGCCGCCTCCCCTTCGCCCGCGGAGGCCCCATCTACGTGCCCGACCTCGTCAGCCCCCTCacctccgtccccgacttcaaagcctccgCTCTCCAAGAACTCCAG AGCTTAGAAGCTGAACTGGAAGCACCGGGAGATTTTGATGAAGAACTCTC GGTTGATGAACTTAGGGTTTTTACGGAGGAAGAATTGGTGGAGAAAGCTCTCAAGGAAGATTTCGAG GGCATTTGGGGTATTGATGATTCGTCGCAACTGTTGGAATATCCTAATGGAGG GACAATTGATAATACAAGTACCTCAGGGAAAGAAATTGTCTGTTCAGCAAATTCAGAACTTGAAACTAGCAATATGGGGGCTCATGTAACGTCAAATGATTCTTCTGTCATGACATGTGATACGGATGTTTCAAGCAAAAAGTCccaagaaaaaaagggaaagaagagaggaagacgcTTTGATAGAGATAGTCGAGCTGCAGAACTAGAA GGTAGTTATTTTGCAAAAGTGAAGCAACTTGCAAGAATAAAGCAAAAACAGGATGAAGACAAATTGGCAGCTAGGTTACATTCATTGAG TGACAATTCCAAGTCTGTTCAAGGGTCAATTTCTACTTCAGAGAAAATTGAAAGTATGAGATCCCTTAGGTTCATAACATCTCCTGTGAAG GTGAAGTCTTTGAAATCACGAGAAC TGCCAATATTCTACCCAGAAGTTGTTCTCTGTATCGAGATTTATCACAACAAAAACTCCTCATTGAAG ACACAAGAATTTCTAGTTTTGGGAAGCCAAACACTTAATGAGTTGAGGGATAATATATATTGCTTGACTGACAAGCTGATGGAGATAGCAGGGCAATCTGATCCATCTGGATATTTCCTTATTGAA GATACCTTTTACAATGATCAGAGAAATCATTCTTCTATTGACTATAGTAAACCTATATTCGACTGGCTTAAGAACTTTAAGAATGAGGCAGCAGAGAAGTGGGAATATATTATGTCTGGTGAgctaaagaaaaagcaaaaacaGCTACTAGGGGATCTGGACATCTTCAACTTGCCCAGCTTTAAAGCAGTACACATGCATAGAACCAGATTTGCTGACCTGCGATTTCGGTTGGGTGCTGGATATCTTTACTGCCACCAG GGAAACTGCAAGCATATCATAGTGATCAGGGACATGAGAATGATCCACCCTGAAGATGTACAAAATCAGTCAGATTATCCTCTCCTCACGTTTCAACTCCGACCCCGTCAACAGAAATGCTCTGTCTGCAAAATATATCATGCAACAAAGATGACGGTCGATGATAAGTGGTCTCCAAAAAACCCTTGCTATTTGTGCATCAAATGCTATTTCCTTCTGCACTATAAGGAAGATAACTCTTTGTTGTATCCTCATGctgtatttgattattttcatgAATAA